In Vigna unguiculata cultivar IT97K-499-35 chromosome 3, ASM411807v1, whole genome shotgun sequence, a single genomic region encodes these proteins:
- the LOC114179689 gene encoding RNA polymerase II C-terminal domain phosphatase-like 4 isoform X3 gives MSVVTDSPVHSSSSDDFAAFLDTELGASSPDSSPVKEHENQDELESLSRIKRRKIESIEETEGSTSEGIIKQNLEASVDIDVCTHPGSFGSMCIRCGQKLDGESGVTFGYIHKGLRLHDEEISRLRNTDMKSLMCRRKLYFVLDLDHTLLNSTHLSHLSPEESHLLNQTDSLEGSLFKLEHMHMMTKLRPFVRSFLKEASEMFEMYIYTMGDRPYALEMAKLLDPRGEYFNAKVISRDDGTQKHQKGLDVVLGQESAVLILDDTEHAWMKHKDNLILMERYHFFASSCRQFGFNCKSLAELGNDEDETDGALAKILKVLKQVHCSFFDKRQEDLVDRDVRQVLSSVRSEVLGGCVIVFSRIFHGALPSLRKMAEQMGATCLTEVDPSVTHVVATDVGTEKSRWAVKENKFLVHPRWIEAANFFWEKQPEENFIIKIKQ, from the exons ATGAGTGTTGTTACCGATTCTCCTGTGCATTCATCCAGCAGTGATGACTTTGCTGCATTTCTTGATACTGAACTTGGTGCAAGTTCGCCTGACTCCTCGCCGGTTAAAGAGCATGAAAACCAAGATGAGCTTGAGAGTCTCAG cAGAATTAAGAGACGTAAAATTGAAAGCATTGAGGAAACTGAGGGGTCTACTTCAGAAGGAATCATCAAACAGAATTTAG AGGCATCTGTCGATATAGATGTATGTACGCATCCTGGCTCGTTTGGAAGTATGTGTATACGATGTGGACAAAAGTTGGATGGGGAATCTGGTGTGACATTTGGGTACATACATAAG GGACTGAGACTTCATGATGAGGAAATTTCTAGATTACGCAATACTGACATGAAGAGTTTGATGTGTCGAAGAAAACTCTACTTTGTTCTTGACCTAGATCACACTCTGCTCAATTCCACTCACCTTTCTCATTTGAGTCCAGAAGAGTCACATTTGCTTAATCAGACAGATTCTCTTGAAG GTAGCCTCTTCAAATTGGAGCACATGCATATGATGACCAAGTTACGGCCCTTTGTCCGATCATTTCTGAAAGAAGCAAGTGAAATGTTTGAGATGTACATATATACCATGGGTGATCGGCCATATGCATTGGAGATGGCTAAGCTACTTGACCCTCGAGGAGAATACTTCAATGCGAAGGTTATTTCTCGTGATGATGGTACTCAGAAGCATCAGAAGGGTCTTGATGTTGTGTTAGGGCAAGAAAGTGCGGTCTTAATTCTTGATGATACAGAACAC GCATGGATGAAGCATAAAGATAATCTTATACTGATGGAAAGATACCATTTTTTTGCGTCGAGTTGTCGGCAGTTTGGCTTCAATTGCAAATCCCTTGCTGAACTgggaaatgatgaagatgaaactGATGGAGCACTTGCAAAAATTCTCAAAGTGCTCAAACAAGTACACTGCTCATTCTTTGAT AAACGTCAAGAAGATCTTGTTGACCGAGATGTGAGGCAG GTTTTGTCATCGGTTCGAAGTGAAGTCTTGGGTGGCTGTGTGATCGTTTTCAGCCGTATTTTTCATGGTGCATTACCATCTCTACGGAAGATGGCAGAACAGATGGGAGCTACTTGTTTGACAGAGGTTGACCCATCTGTGACACACGTAGTTGCTACTGACGTTGGTACTGAGAAGTCACGATGGGCAGTGAAAGAAAACAAGTTCTTGGTTCATCCCCGATGGATAGAGGCTGCAAATTTTTTTTGGGAAAAGCAGCCTGAGGAAAACTTCATTATCAAGATAAAGCAGTAG
- the LOC114179689 gene encoding RNA polymerase II C-terminal domain phosphatase-like 4 isoform X1 produces the protein MSVVTDSPVHSSSSDDFAAFLDTELGASSPDSSPVKEHENQDELESLSRIKRRKIESIEETEGSTSEGIIKQNLEASVDIDVCTHPGSFGSMCIRCGQKLDGESGVTFGYIHKGLRLHDEEISRLRNTDMKSLMCRRKLYFVLDLDHTLLNSTHLSHLSPEESHLLNQTDSLEDVSKGSLFKLEHMHMMTKLRPFVRSFLKEASEMFEMYIYTMGDRPYALEMAKLLDPRGEYFNAKVISRDDGTQKHQKGLDVVLGQESAVLILDDTEHAWMKHKDNLILMERYHFFASSCRQFGFNCKSLAELGNDEDETDGALAKILKVLKQVHCSFFDKRQEDLVDRDVRQVLSSVRSEVLGGCVIVFSRIFHGALPSLRKMAEQMGATCLTEVDPSVTHVVATDVGTEKSRWAVKENKFLVHPRWIEAANFFWEKQPEENFIIKIKQ, from the exons ATGAGTGTTGTTACCGATTCTCCTGTGCATTCATCCAGCAGTGATGACTTTGCTGCATTTCTTGATACTGAACTTGGTGCAAGTTCGCCTGACTCCTCGCCGGTTAAAGAGCATGAAAACCAAGATGAGCTTGAGAGTCTCAG cAGAATTAAGAGACGTAAAATTGAAAGCATTGAGGAAACTGAGGGGTCTACTTCAGAAGGAATCATCAAACAGAATTTAG AGGCATCTGTCGATATAGATGTATGTACGCATCCTGGCTCGTTTGGAAGTATGTGTATACGATGTGGACAAAAGTTGGATGGGGAATCTGGTGTGACATTTGGGTACATACATAAG GGACTGAGACTTCATGATGAGGAAATTTCTAGATTACGCAATACTGACATGAAGAGTTTGATGTGTCGAAGAAAACTCTACTTTGTTCTTGACCTAGATCACACTCTGCTCAATTCCACTCACCTTTCTCATTTGAGTCCAGAAGAGTCACATTTGCTTAATCAGACAGATTCTCTTGAAG ATGTCTCTAAAGGTAGCCTCTTCAAATTGGAGCACATGCATATGATGACCAAGTTACGGCCCTTTGTCCGATCATTTCTGAAAGAAGCAAGTGAAATGTTTGAGATGTACATATATACCATGGGTGATCGGCCATATGCATTGGAGATGGCTAAGCTACTTGACCCTCGAGGAGAATACTTCAATGCGAAGGTTATTTCTCGTGATGATGGTACTCAGAAGCATCAGAAGGGTCTTGATGTTGTGTTAGGGCAAGAAAGTGCGGTCTTAATTCTTGATGATACAGAACAC GCATGGATGAAGCATAAAGATAATCTTATACTGATGGAAAGATACCATTTTTTTGCGTCGAGTTGTCGGCAGTTTGGCTTCAATTGCAAATCCCTTGCTGAACTgggaaatgatgaagatgaaactGATGGAGCACTTGCAAAAATTCTCAAAGTGCTCAAACAAGTACACTGCTCATTCTTTGAT AAACGTCAAGAAGATCTTGTTGACCGAGATGTGAGGCAG GTTTTGTCATCGGTTCGAAGTGAAGTCTTGGGTGGCTGTGTGATCGTTTTCAGCCGTATTTTTCATGGTGCATTACCATCTCTACGGAAGATGGCAGAACAGATGGGAGCTACTTGTTTGACAGAGGTTGACCCATCTGTGACACACGTAGTTGCTACTGACGTTGGTACTGAGAAGTCACGATGGGCAGTGAAAGAAAACAAGTTCTTGGTTCATCCCCGATGGATAGAGGCTGCAAATTTTTTTTGGGAAAAGCAGCCTGAGGAAAACTTCATTATCAAGATAAAGCAGTAG
- the LOC114179689 gene encoding RNA polymerase II C-terminal domain phosphatase-like 4 isoform X4, producing the protein MCIRCGQKLDGESGVTFGYIHKGLRLHDEEISRLRNTDMKSLMCRRKLYFVLDLDHTLLNSTHLSHLSPEESHLLNQTDSLEDVSKGSLFKLEHMHMMTKLRPFVRSFLKEASEMFEMYIYTMGDRPYALEMAKLLDPRGEYFNAKVISRDDGTQKHQKGLDVVLGQESAVLILDDTEHAWMKHKDNLILMERYHFFASSCRQFGFNCKSLAELGNDEDETDGALAKILKVLKQVHCSFFDKRQEDLVDRDVRQVLSSVRSEVLGGCVIVFSRIFHGALPSLRKMAEQMGATCLTEVDPSVTHVVATDVGTEKSRWAVKENKFLVHPRWIEAANFFWEKQPEENFIIKIKQ; encoded by the exons ATGTGTATACGATGTGGACAAAAGTTGGATGGGGAATCTGGTGTGACATTTGGGTACATACATAAG GGACTGAGACTTCATGATGAGGAAATTTCTAGATTACGCAATACTGACATGAAGAGTTTGATGTGTCGAAGAAAACTCTACTTTGTTCTTGACCTAGATCACACTCTGCTCAATTCCACTCACCTTTCTCATTTGAGTCCAGAAGAGTCACATTTGCTTAATCAGACAGATTCTCTTGAAG ATGTCTCTAAAGGTAGCCTCTTCAAATTGGAGCACATGCATATGATGACCAAGTTACGGCCCTTTGTCCGATCATTTCTGAAAGAAGCAAGTGAAATGTTTGAGATGTACATATATACCATGGGTGATCGGCCATATGCATTGGAGATGGCTAAGCTACTTGACCCTCGAGGAGAATACTTCAATGCGAAGGTTATTTCTCGTGATGATGGTACTCAGAAGCATCAGAAGGGTCTTGATGTTGTGTTAGGGCAAGAAAGTGCGGTCTTAATTCTTGATGATACAGAACAC GCATGGATGAAGCATAAAGATAATCTTATACTGATGGAAAGATACCATTTTTTTGCGTCGAGTTGTCGGCAGTTTGGCTTCAATTGCAAATCCCTTGCTGAACTgggaaatgatgaagatgaaactGATGGAGCACTTGCAAAAATTCTCAAAGTGCTCAAACAAGTACACTGCTCATTCTTTGAT AAACGTCAAGAAGATCTTGTTGACCGAGATGTGAGGCAG GTTTTGTCATCGGTTCGAAGTGAAGTCTTGGGTGGCTGTGTGATCGTTTTCAGCCGTATTTTTCATGGTGCATTACCATCTCTACGGAAGATGGCAGAACAGATGGGAGCTACTTGTTTGACAGAGGTTGACCCATCTGTGACACACGTAGTTGCTACTGACGTTGGTACTGAGAAGTCACGATGGGCAGTGAAAGAAAACAAGTTCTTGGTTCATCCCCGATGGATAGAGGCTGCAAATTTTTTTTGGGAAAAGCAGCCTGAGGAAAACTTCATTATCAAGATAAAGCAGTAG
- the LOC114179689 gene encoding RNA polymerase II C-terminal domain phosphatase-like 4 isoform X2 — MSVVTDSPVHSSSSDDFAAFLDTELGASSPDSSPVKEHENQDELESLRIKRRKIESIEETEGSTSEGIIKQNLEASVDIDVCTHPGSFGSMCIRCGQKLDGESGVTFGYIHKGLRLHDEEISRLRNTDMKSLMCRRKLYFVLDLDHTLLNSTHLSHLSPEESHLLNQTDSLEDVSKGSLFKLEHMHMMTKLRPFVRSFLKEASEMFEMYIYTMGDRPYALEMAKLLDPRGEYFNAKVISRDDGTQKHQKGLDVVLGQESAVLILDDTEHAWMKHKDNLILMERYHFFASSCRQFGFNCKSLAELGNDEDETDGALAKILKVLKQVHCSFFDKRQEDLVDRDVRQVLSSVRSEVLGGCVIVFSRIFHGALPSLRKMAEQMGATCLTEVDPSVTHVVATDVGTEKSRWAVKENKFLVHPRWIEAANFFWEKQPEENFIIKIKQ, encoded by the exons ATGAGTGTTGTTACCGATTCTCCTGTGCATTCATCCAGCAGTGATGACTTTGCTGCATTTCTTGATACTGAACTTGGTGCAAGTTCGCCTGACTCCTCGCCGGTTAAAGAGCATGAAAACCAAGATGAGCTTGAGAGTCTCAG AATTAAGAGACGTAAAATTGAAAGCATTGAGGAAACTGAGGGGTCTACTTCAGAAGGAATCATCAAACAGAATTTAG AGGCATCTGTCGATATAGATGTATGTACGCATCCTGGCTCGTTTGGAAGTATGTGTATACGATGTGGACAAAAGTTGGATGGGGAATCTGGTGTGACATTTGGGTACATACATAAG GGACTGAGACTTCATGATGAGGAAATTTCTAGATTACGCAATACTGACATGAAGAGTTTGATGTGTCGAAGAAAACTCTACTTTGTTCTTGACCTAGATCACACTCTGCTCAATTCCACTCACCTTTCTCATTTGAGTCCAGAAGAGTCACATTTGCTTAATCAGACAGATTCTCTTGAAG ATGTCTCTAAAGGTAGCCTCTTCAAATTGGAGCACATGCATATGATGACCAAGTTACGGCCCTTTGTCCGATCATTTCTGAAAGAAGCAAGTGAAATGTTTGAGATGTACATATATACCATGGGTGATCGGCCATATGCATTGGAGATGGCTAAGCTACTTGACCCTCGAGGAGAATACTTCAATGCGAAGGTTATTTCTCGTGATGATGGTACTCAGAAGCATCAGAAGGGTCTTGATGTTGTGTTAGGGCAAGAAAGTGCGGTCTTAATTCTTGATGATACAGAACAC GCATGGATGAAGCATAAAGATAATCTTATACTGATGGAAAGATACCATTTTTTTGCGTCGAGTTGTCGGCAGTTTGGCTTCAATTGCAAATCCCTTGCTGAACTgggaaatgatgaagatgaaactGATGGAGCACTTGCAAAAATTCTCAAAGTGCTCAAACAAGTACACTGCTCATTCTTTGAT AAACGTCAAGAAGATCTTGTTGACCGAGATGTGAGGCAG GTTTTGTCATCGGTTCGAAGTGAAGTCTTGGGTGGCTGTGTGATCGTTTTCAGCCGTATTTTTCATGGTGCATTACCATCTCTACGGAAGATGGCAGAACAGATGGGAGCTACTTGTTTGACAGAGGTTGACCCATCTGTGACACACGTAGTTGCTACTGACGTTGGTACTGAGAAGTCACGATGGGCAGTGAAAGAAAACAAGTTCTTGGTTCATCCCCGATGGATAGAGGCTGCAAATTTTTTTTGGGAAAAGCAGCCTGAGGAAAACTTCATTATCAAGATAAAGCAGTAG